The following coding sequences lie in one Nitrososphaerales archaeon genomic window:
- a CDS encoding Fe(2+)-trafficking protein, whose product MSKCSKCGSSFDETKGDPEAVKYSSCSTCWGEWVKYSVMVINEMRLDMSLPEHRKVLKKYERTYFGLEKLEDGMKDYNKEEERVPDNR is encoded by the coding sequence ATGTCAAAGTGCTCCAAATGTGGCAGTAGTTTTGACGAAACCAAGGGGGATCCGGAGGCGGTCAAGTATTCTTCATGTTCTACATGTTGGGGTGAATGGGTAAAGTACAGTGTAATGGTGATAAACGAAATGCGATTAGATATGTCTCTACCAGAACACAGAAAGGTCTTGAAAAAATATGAAAGGACATACTTTGGCCTAGAAAAACTTGAAGATGGTATGAAAGATTATAATAAGGAAGAAGAAAGGGTGCCAGACAACCGCTAG
- a CDS encoding adenylosuccinate synthetase: protein MPTTVVVGGFFGDEGKGKIISYLSLKDIPAIAVRGGVGPNAGHTFVLNGEVHKVRMLPSAVLSKETRLMIGAGVLIDPQILLGEIEKYDAHDRLFIDGQCGVIERNHIERDQGQELKGRIGTTGAGTGPANADRVMRTLHLARDFKELSLYLDDVSNAINFALDRNEKVLVEGTQGTFLSLYHGTYPYVTSKDVTASAICADVGLGPKRVDQVILVFKAYVTRVGAGPLENELSKEEAQKRGWFEVATVTGRERRAAPFNFELARKAIALNSATQLAITKLDVMYPECAHVREYHRLSDSAKAFIEQVEKNTKVPVTLIGTGEDVYDTIDRRS from the coding sequence GTGCCCACAACAGTTGTCGTAGGCGGTTTCTTTGGTGATGAAGGAAAGGGTAAGATAATCTCTTACCTATCATTAAAGGATATTCCTGCTATAGCTGTCAGAGGTGGTGTCGGGCCCAACGCTGGACATACCTTCGTATTGAATGGTGAAGTGCACAAGGTTCGAATGTTACCAAGTGCCGTCTTAAGCAAAGAGACAAGGCTAATGATAGGCGCTGGTGTGCTGATAGATCCACAAATTTTATTGGGCGAAATAGAAAAATATGATGCTCATGACCGACTATTTATAGATGGTCAGTGTGGCGTAATTGAACGCAATCATATCGAGAGGGATCAAGGACAGGAGCTAAAGGGCAGGATTGGGACAACTGGCGCAGGAACTGGTCCTGCAAATGCTGACAGAGTCATGCGCACTCTTCACTTGGCAAGGGACTTCAAGGAACTTAGCCTTTATCTAGATGATGTAAGTAACGCAATTAATTTCGCATTGGACAGAAACGAAAAGGTGTTGGTTGAAGGAACGCAGGGAACATTTCTTTCCCTATATCATGGAACATATCCGTATGTTACATCGAAGGATGTTACTGCTTCTGCCATATGTGCTGACGTAGGACTAGGACCTAAACGCGTCGATCAGGTAATTCTTGTGTTCAAGGCTTACGTAACCAGAGTTGGTGCGGGCCCGTTAGAAAATGAGCTAAGTAAGGAAGAGGCGCAAAAGCGGGGTTGGTTTGAGGTCGCTACAGTAACTGGTAGAGAGAGAAGGGCAGCACCTTTCAACTTTGAATTGGCAAGGAAAGCTATAGCACTGAATAGTGCTACACAACTGGCAATTACTAAACTTGATGTCATGTATCCCGAATGTGCCCATGTGCGAGAGTATCACAGACTTTCTGATAGTGCTAAAGCGTTCATAGAGCAGGTAGAGAAGAACACCAAAGTACCCGTAACCCTTATTGGCACAGGAGAAGATGTGTATGATACTATTGACAGACGCTCTTAA